A DNA window from Rossellomorea marisflavi contains the following coding sequences:
- a CDS encoding pyruvate, water dikinase regulatory protein, which produces MIVKEPIIYVVSDSVGETAELVTKAAISQFDGSKNTVIKRFPYIEELENIDEVISLAKMTKGLIVYTLVKPEMRAYIKAKAKVEDLHAFDIIGPLMDTYQSSYQKEPLFEPGTVRKLDDDYFKKVEAIEFAVKYDDGRDPRGLLRADIVLVGVSRTSKTPLSQYLALKRYKVANVPLVPEVDPPEELFKVPPEKCFGLKISPDKLNTIRRERLKSLGLNDQASYANIKRIEEELTYFEAITGRIGCHVIDVTNKAVEETANVITNIYQKS; this is translated from the coding sequence ATGATCGTGAAAGAACCAATTATCTATGTGGTATCAGATTCCGTAGGGGAAACGGCCGAACTAGTGACCAAGGCCGCCATCAGCCAGTTCGATGGTTCTAAGAATACGGTCATTAAACGCTTCCCGTATATTGAAGAGCTGGAAAATATCGATGAAGTGATCTCCCTGGCCAAAATGACGAAAGGGCTGATCGTCTACACCCTTGTAAAACCTGAGATGCGCGCCTACATCAAGGCGAAGGCGAAAGTGGAAGACCTCCATGCGTTCGATATCATCGGACCCCTCATGGATACATATCAATCCTCTTATCAGAAGGAGCCGCTTTTTGAACCGGGTACGGTCAGGAAGCTCGACGACGACTACTTCAAAAAGGTCGAGGCCATCGAATTCGCCGTGAAGTATGATGATGGAAGGGATCCGAGGGGCCTTCTCAGGGCGGATATTGTTTTGGTCGGCGTATCGAGGACATCCAAGACACCATTGTCACAATACCTTGCACTCAAGCGTTACAAGGTGGCGAATGTCCCTCTTGTTCCTGAAGTCGATCCACCCGAGGAGCTTTTCAAGGTTCCGCCGGAAAAATGCTTCGGCTTGAAGATCAGTCCGGACAAACTGAATACGATCCGCAGGGAACGGTTGAAATCCCTCGGTCTGAACGACCAGGCAAGCTATGCAAACATCAAGAGGATCGAAGAAGAGCTTACATACTTCGAGGCCATCACGGGGCGCATCGGTTGTCATGTCATCGATGTGACGAATAAAGCCGTGGAAGAGACGGCCAATGTCATCACGAATATCTATCAGAAATCCTGA
- a CDS encoding helix-turn-helix transcriptional regulator: protein MELNKRQETILQIVKDNGPITGEQIADRLNLTRATLRPDLAILTMAGYLDARPRVGYFYTGKTGTQLLTENLKKIYVKDYQSIPVVVNENVSVYDAIVTMFLEDVGTLFVVDANSYLVGVLSRKDLLRASIGKQELSTLPVNIIMTRMPNITTCEKDDPLIGVAKDLIHKQIDSVPVVRKTDNGDLEVTGRITKTNVTKAFVALADEY, encoded by the coding sequence ATGGAACTGAATAAACGTCAAGAAACGATTTTGCAAATCGTAAAAGATAATGGGCCCATCACGGGAGAACAGATCGCCGACCGACTCAACTTGACCCGTGCCACCCTGAGACCGGATCTGGCCATTCTGACCATGGCGGGTTACCTTGATGCACGGCCCCGGGTGGGGTATTTCTATACCGGTAAGACGGGAACCCAGCTGCTGACCGAAAACCTCAAGAAAATCTACGTGAAGGATTACCAATCCATTCCCGTAGTGGTCAATGAAAATGTTTCGGTCTATGATGCCATCGTGACGATGTTCCTCGAAGATGTGGGGACGCTGTTCGTGGTTGATGCGAATTCCTATCTGGTCGGGGTCCTTTCCCGGAAGGATCTTCTAAGGGCGAGCATCGGAAAGCAGGAATTGAGTACGCTTCCGGTGAATATCATCATGACGAGGATGCCGAACATCACGACATGCGAGAAGGATGATCCGTTGATCGGTGTCGCGAAGGATTTGATCCATAAACAGATCGACTCCGTCCCTGTTGTCCGGAAAACGGATAATGGAGATCTGGAAGTGACGGGACGGATTACAAAGACGAATGTCACGAAGGCGTTCGTTGCACTGGCAGATGAATATTAA
- a CDS encoding glycine--tRNA ligase, whose protein sequence is MMSMEQVVNLAKHRGFVFPGSEIYGGLANTWDYGPLGVELKNNIKKAWWKKFVQESPYNVGLDASILMNPKTWEASGHVGNFNDPMIDCKKCKTRHRADKLIENALEAKGMEMIVDGLPFEKMEEIMKEHEIVCPDCGAQDFTEIRQFNLMFKTHQGVTESSTNEIFLRPETAQGIFVNFKNVQRSMRKKMPFGIAQIGKSFRNEITPGNFTFRTREFEQMELEFFCKPGEDLEWFSYWREFCKNWLLNLGLNEDNMRLRDHDEDELSHYSNATTDIEYKFPFGWGELWGVADRTDFDLKRHMEHSNEDFHYMDPQTNEKYVPYCIEPSLGADRVTLAFLCDAFEEEELENDSRTVLRFHPALAPYKAAVLPLSKKLSDDAFKVYEELSKDLMIDFDETASIGKRYRRQDEIGTPFCITYDFDSAEDGQVTVRDRDTMEQVRMPISEVKSFLDGKINF, encoded by the coding sequence ATTATGTCAATGGAACAAGTTGTGAATCTTGCAAAACACCGTGGATTTGTGTTCCCAGGATCTGAAATTTACGGTGGCCTTGCCAATACGTGGGATTACGGTCCCCTTGGCGTGGAACTCAAAAACAACATCAAGAAAGCATGGTGGAAGAAATTCGTCCAGGAATCCCCTTATAATGTCGGCCTAGATGCCAGCATCCTGATGAACCCCAAAACATGGGAAGCTTCCGGCCACGTCGGAAACTTCAATGACCCGATGATCGATTGTAAAAAATGCAAAACCCGTCATCGCGCTGATAAACTGATCGAGAATGCCCTGGAAGCCAAAGGGATGGAAATGATCGTCGACGGCCTCCCGTTCGAGAAAATGGAAGAGATCATGAAGGAACATGAAATCGTCTGCCCGGATTGTGGCGCGCAGGATTTCACAGAAATCCGCCAGTTCAACTTGATGTTCAAAACGCACCAAGGCGTCACGGAATCCTCCACGAACGAAATCTTCCTTCGTCCGGAAACGGCTCAGGGAATCTTTGTGAACTTCAAGAACGTGCAGCGCTCCATGCGTAAAAAAATGCCTTTCGGGATTGCGCAGATCGGAAAAAGCTTCCGAAATGAAATCACGCCGGGTAACTTCACGTTCAGAACACGCGAATTCGAACAGATGGAGCTTGAATTCTTCTGTAAGCCCGGTGAAGACCTTGAGTGGTTCTCTTACTGGCGCGAATTCTGTAAGAACTGGTTACTGAACCTTGGTCTAAACGAAGACAATATGCGCCTGCGTGACCACGACGAAGACGAACTGTCCCACTACAGTAATGCCACTACCGACATTGAGTACAAATTCCCGTTCGGATGGGGCGAACTATGGGGTGTCGCTGACCGTACAGATTTCGATTTGAAGCGCCACATGGAACATTCGAATGAAGACTTCCATTACATGGACCCGCAAACCAATGAAAAATATGTACCTTATTGCATCGAGCCTTCCCTCGGGGCAGATCGGGTGACGCTCGCCTTCCTATGTGATGCATTTGAAGAAGAGGAGCTTGAAAACGACTCCCGTACGGTGCTCCGCTTCCATCCTGCACTTGCACCATACAAGGCAGCCGTACTTCCGCTTTCGAAGAAGCTTTCGGACGATGCGTTCAAAGTGTATGAAGAGCTTTCCAAAGACCTTATGATTGACTTCGATGAGACGGCTTCCATCGGTAAACGCTATCGTCGTCAAGATGAGATCGGTACCCCGTTCTGCATTACGTATGACTTTGATTCTGCTGAAGACGGACAAGTGACGGTCCGCGATCGTGATACGATGGAGCAGGTTCGCATGCCGATCAGTGAAGTGAAAAGCTTCCTGGATGGTAAGATCAACTTCTAA
- the recO gene encoding DNA repair protein RecO, whose amino-acid sequence MLQKCEGIVIRTNDYGETNKIVTVFSREFGKVGLMARGAKKPNSRLSAISQLFTYGYFMYIKGSGLGTLQQGEMVESLRHIREDLFKTSYATYMVELLDKATEDRKPNPFLFELLHQSLHYLDEEVDPEILVHIFEMKMLPVLGLYPNLDGCSVCGEKEGTFSFSFRENGFICHRCAHKDPHALPLKQGTVKLLRVFYYFDINRLGNVSVKDETKAELKKVIRTYYDEYSGLHLKSRRFLDQMDNLKDLF is encoded by the coding sequence ATGCTACAGAAATGTGAAGGAATCGTCATCAGGACGAATGACTATGGCGAGACGAATAAGATCGTTACCGTCTTCTCTAGGGAATTCGGTAAGGTGGGACTGATGGCTCGCGGTGCTAAGAAGCCCAACAGCCGTCTTTCCGCCATATCACAGTTATTTACATACGGCTATTTCATGTATATCAAAGGAAGCGGCCTCGGTACCCTTCAGCAGGGGGAAATGGTGGAGTCACTTCGCCATATCCGTGAAGACTTGTTCAAGACGTCCTACGCCACCTACATGGTGGAGCTGCTGGATAAGGCAACGGAGGACCGGAAGCCGAATCCCTTCCTGTTCGAGCTTCTCCACCAATCCTTGCATTATCTTGATGAGGAAGTGGATCCCGAGATCCTTGTCCATATCTTTGAAATGAAGATGCTGCCGGTTCTTGGACTGTATCCGAACCTCGATGGATGCTCTGTGTGCGGCGAGAAGGAAGGGACCTTCTCATTTTCATTCCGGGAAAATGGCTTCATCTGCCACCGGTGCGCCCATAAGGATCCCCATGCCCTTCCTTTGAAGCAGGGGACGGTCAAATTATTGAGGGTCTTCTATTACTTTGATATCAACCGGTTGGGAAATGTATCGGTGAAGGATGAAACAAAGGCCGAATTGAAAAAGGTCATCCGGACCTACTATGATGAATATTCCGGACTGCACTTGAAATCGAGGAGATTCCTGGATCAGATGGACAACCTGAAGGATTTATTCTAG
- a CDS encoding YqzL family protein, with translation MLDLTWKFFSQTGSIDTYLLFKELEKDSSDEITGFDEENSEADFPIT, from the coding sequence ATGTTAGACTTAACCTGGAAGTTCTTTTCACAAACAGGAAGTATCGACACGTATCTGCTCTTTAAAGAACTCGAAAAAGATTCAAGTGATGAAATAACAGGATTTGATGAGGAAAATTCAGAAGCGGATTTTCCTATAACGTAA